In the Desulfurellaceae bacterium genome, TTGGCTACCGCGAACAGTATAGCTCATCAGGGTAGGCAATTCTCACGGCTTCTCCCTAACTGATGACACGCCCTAGGCCAGAGGCTCGGGCGCGTGCGGAATCTCCTGCCACTGGTCGGGGTCGTGGCCATAGATGATGGTCGCGCCCTCCTTGTCGCGTAGCGCCCGCAGCCGGCCCAGGGACTGGTACATCTCTGACTCGTCCACCGCCACCGACGGCAGGAGGTCCTGATCCATATTGCCCCGGGTGTAGCACGCATCCCCGGTCAGCACGACTTCCGTGCCCTTGCTGACCTTGACCCGCAGCGACTGATGGCCAGGGGTATGGCCGTGAGTAGGAATGATGACCAGGCTGCCGTCGCCAAAAATATCCTGTTCGCCGTCCACAGCCTGGTAGTTGAGCGGATGGTCGTAGTCCTGGGGATCGAGCAGGGCTTTGGCCCGCAGCTCGGGGTCCTTGGTGGCGTCCAGCTCTTTTTTCTGGACCAGGAAGGTCGAGGTCGGAAAAAACTCGTTGCCGCCGGCGTGGTCAAAGTGAAAGTGGGAGTTGACGACATGGCTGATGTCGTTGGGGCTGAGCTTGAATTTGGACAGCTGGGCGACGATCTCCTCGCCCGGTTTGGTCTTTGAGACGATCAGGTTCGACACCTCTGGCCCCAGCCGCCCGACCGGATCGTCCATCACCGCGCAGTGCACGCCGGTGTCGAACAGGACATTGCCCTGGGGGTGGGTGATCAGATAACACGGCACCGGCACGACCAGGGGTGAGCCGGTTTCCTGATCGGGGAAAAACAGCTTGCTATCGAGTTCGAGAAACCCGCACGGCATGGAAAAAACTTGCAGCATCGGTGTACCCTCCCTGCCCCCTGTCATGGCAGGAATTGGGGCACAGGTCCAGCTATATTGAATCTGCGCCCGGTCTGGCATAGGGTGGCCGCTTCTCAGGCATGGAGGTGATGGATGCGTTGTTGGATGCGATGGTGTTGGGCGGTTGATTCTCCCTCCCCTTCCCCCCGGACAGTCCTGCTGGTGCTGATCATAGGCGGGCTCATCAGCCTGCTGCTCTCCGCCCGCCTCGCTCCGGCCGGCCAGCTCGCCACCCCGTCCAGCGGACCGACCGACGGGAGCCTGGGCGGCGCGACGGTCGCCCTGCCGCTCAACGCCGGCACGGCCGTGTACAGCAACCCGGCCCAACTCAGCGTGCTGCCCCCCTCCGTCTCGAACGGCGTACTGGCCATCCGCTTTCATCCCACCTATGAGAATGACCTGGGCTACCACAGCACCAGCCGAGAACTCCCGCTGGCGCCCAACTTCGGCTATGTCACCGACAACTTTGGCCCGTTTCGATTCGGCATCGGCGCGTATGGCTCGCTGGGTTTCATGTTCAACCACCGGGCCGACCCGGCCCACGGTGTGCCCAATAATTTCTTCACCGAACTGGTGTCCGTGTCCCTGGCTCCGTCAATCAGCTACTCGGTGAGCCCGAATCTGCACCTGGGCGTGTCCCTCAACCCGACCTATGGCCGCCT is a window encoding:
- a CDS encoding N-acyl homoserine lactonase family protein, with the translated sequence MLQVFSMPCGFLELDSKLFFPDQETGSPLVVPVPCYLITHPQGNVLFDTGVHCAVMDDPVGRLGPEVSNLIVSKTKPGEEIVAQLSKFKLSPNDISHVVNSHFHFDHAGGNEFFPTSTFLVQKKELDATKDPELRAKALLDPQDYDHPLNYQAVDGEQDIFGDGSLVIIPTHGHTPGHQSLRVKVSKGTEVVLTGDACYTRGNMDQDLLPSVAVDESEMYQSLGRLRALRDKEGATIIYGHDPDQWQEIPHAPEPLA